The window GCCGCCTCGTCGACGAAGAGGTCCTGGAGGTAGCAACTGTCTTCCATCCAGAACGTCGGGTGGAACAGATAGTGCGCGATGCCGACCAGCTTCCCTTGCGACCAGGCGCCGATGCCGTGGAACTCGGTGTCGCCCCGTAGCCGCTGCCAAGTCTGCTCGTAGCCCTCGTCCGGCACCATGGTGCGGTAGAACGCCTTGTAACCGCGCGCCAGCGCTTCCCAGGCGGCGCGATCCTCCTCGCGCAACCAACCAATGGCGATCACGACTGCCCATCCTCACTCGCGAGCCTCAACTGATCTGCCGATCTGCGGGACACTGTCCCGGAGCTGCCCTGGCGGGCCATGCCGTCGCCCGTACGCCTGCGAGGCGCCACCAGCAGGCTGAGTACGTCGTACGGACGCGCCGCGACCGGGTGAGCCCCGGTACGGACACCGGCGCGTGCACCCCACTTGGCGTGCACTCCCAGCGATCCCGCGGCGTTGGCACAGTCGAGGTCCACTTCAGCGTCACCCACATAGGCAGTCGCCTCGGCCGGAACCCCGAGCTGCCGCAGTGCCAGCAACAACCCGTCCGGCGCCGGCTTGGGCCTGTCGACTTCGTCGCCTGCGATGACCACGCCAAATCGCGCGTCGATTCCGGCGGCAGCGAGCATGCTCGAAGCCACTCGCCGGGTGGCCGCCGTGAATACGCCCAGCCGCATGCCCGCATCGGCGACTTCGTCGAGCAGGGCCGGTATGCCAGGGAACGGCCGCAGCTCGGCGACGGCCGGATCCAGGTAAGCGTGGAAGCGCTCGACCTCGGCGGGGCCGCAGGTGCGGCCGAGGAAGTGGGCGAGAACCAGCTCTGTGTGGCCGACATGCCAGCCGGCGACCACCTCATCCGGCGAGACCGGCGGGCCGCCGAGCGAGCGAATCGCGTCGGCGTACGCGCGGGACACCGTGGGGACGCTGTCCAAAAGCGTCCCATCCATGTCGAACACAACTGCACGCATGACTCACGATCCTGCCTACGTCGTCGCGTTCGACGCCAGGGCCACTTCCTAAACACTGGCTACATGTAGCGAGCTCGATATCGCGGCAGGCCAGCACGTCCGGACCTCAATTTCCCCCGGGGGCGATACTCCACCGCCGACACCTCGGCGCGACTGCCACCCGGACCTGCGCCATCGATGGCCTCGCCCTACAATGATCAGCTTGAACGTAGTCGGCCCCAGTGCCTCATGTACCTCAAATCTGTCAGCACGTTAGGATCGCCACGCACCAAGGACGTTGTGCTCCAGCCCGGTCCGATAGTGCAGATAAAGCGGGAGCTGTGGCCGTCCTGATCTCCCGGCCGGGCTCGGTCGACACCGGGGCACCACACAGCTTGCAGACGTATTCCGGCGTCTCACCCCTACGGTCAACGGCAGCACGTTCGCTTGCAGCGGCGCGCCTCGCGCAGCCGGGCTGCACCGCACCTCGCTGGTAACGGCCCTGCCGCATTTGGTCATCCGTTCGGCAGAGGGGCAACAGTCATGCCGGGCCCGGAGGCCAGCGGCCCCCTTGCGGGACTGCGAAGAACATGACGGAGGCAGCGCGACGCCGGCTTCGGAGCAGGCGCCGAGGGCCGCCAGACCGAAAGCTGAATGTGGGGCGTCATCCTCGCCATCAGGTGTTTACGGACAGGGGCGTTGAGACAGTGTCCGTCGGCCCGGACTGCTGGAAGATTCGTTCTCGCCCCGTTGCGATCAGTCGGTGTCCGGGTCCTCCGACTCATCGAGGAGGCGGGTCGCGAGGTCGTCGGCCCACTCCACGGCCCAGGTGCGGAGAGTGGTGATGGTGGCATCGTCGATGCCGTATGCGGCGAAGGCTTCGTCGTCGGTCCACTCGGCGCCAGTGAGGTTCGCCTGGAGGTCCTCGCGCTCGAAGCAGCCGCGGGCATGGCGGCGGCCGAACTCCTCGAGCTCGGCATTGGACCAGCGGCGGGATGC of the Streptomyces sp. T12 genome contains:
- a CDS encoding GNAT family N-acetyltransferase, coding for MIAIGWLREEDRAAWEALARGYKAFYRTMVPDEGYEQTWQRLRGDTEFHGIGAWSQGKLVGIAHYLFHPTFWMEDSCYLQDLFVDEAARGRGVARMLIEKVADASREQGASRFYWTTQEDNTAARALYDKVASFQGFIRYDYPIGLRPGGSAGGGRSAMT
- a CDS encoding HAD family hydrolase translates to MRAVVFDMDGTLLDSVPTVSRAYADAIRSLGGPPVSPDEVVAGWHVGHTELVLAHFLGRTCGPAEVERFHAYLDPAVAELRPFPGIPALLDEVADAGMRLGVFTAATRRVASSMLAAAGIDARFGVVIAGDEVDRPKPAPDGLLLALRQLGVPAEATAYVGDAEVDLDCANAAGSLGVHAKWGARAGVRTGAHPVAARPYDVLSLLVAPRRRTGDGMARQGSSGTVSRRSADQLRLASEDGQS